The Lysobacter enzymogenes genome window below encodes:
- a CDS encoding phage tail assembly chaperone produces the protein MDRAEIGLTFKYRDRDEAKSWIDSHGNTTDAEVILDCVTAWDLDDEFSLENVRRLCKLYRRPLETSRAHTSANCSEFAGETEARRPGAAQAVSQGVRASNARTHHGRPGRR, from the coding sequence GTGGATCGGGCTGAAATCGGCCTTACGTTCAAGTACCGCGATCGCGACGAGGCGAAGTCGTGGATCGATAGCCACGGCAACACCACGGATGCCGAGGTCATTCTCGACTGCGTGACTGCTTGGGACTTGGATGACGAGTTCAGCCTGGAGAACGTCCGCCGGCTGTGCAAGCTGTATCGGCGGCCCCTGGAGACATCTCGGGCGCATACGTCCGCGAACTGCTCGGAATTCGCCGGGGAAACTGAAGCGCGTCGTCCGGGAGCTGCTCAAGCAGTCTCCCAAGGAGTCAGAGCTTCGAATGCTCGGACTCACCATGGAAGACCTGGACGACGCTGA
- a CDS encoding DUF1799 domain-containing protein, which translates to MLGLTMEDLDDADVEILPDNLGAVRVFTALGTQWRVGNAGAIGLDYSTLPVVMRLLGVRRADWPDTFDSIRVMEAEALAVFGEERG; encoded by the coding sequence ATGCTCGGACTCACCATGGAAGACCTGGACGACGCTGATGTCGAGATCCTTCCGGACAACCTCGGGGCGGTAAGGGTTTTCACTGCGCTCGGCACTCAATGGCGCGTGGGCAACGCCGGCGCCATTGGACTCGATTACTCAACCTTGCCTGTCGTGATGCGTCTGCTTGGCGTTCGACGGGCCGACTGGCCGGACACGTTCGACTCTATCCGCGTGATGGAGGCCGAAGCGTTGGCTGTTTTTGGAGAAGAGCGTGGCTGA
- a CDS encoding phage tail length tape measure family protein, with product MADIASLGVVVQPKGIAETSQQLDKLAATGAKTEAQSERLASAQNDHARATMSAGRAAAQAQREVANYGREAGRAVISAKQMAAATRGLPAQFTDIVTSLAAGQNPLQVFLQQGGQIKDQFGGAGNAVRALQGYVASLINPMTIAAGLAGVMAVAFDQAQGACRPSGDCASGDRKSGANYC from the coding sequence GTGGCTGATATTGCCTCCTTGGGTGTTGTCGTCCAGCCGAAAGGTATTGCGGAGACTTCGCAGCAGCTCGACAAGCTGGCCGCGACGGGCGCCAAGACTGAGGCTCAGTCTGAGCGCCTGGCGAGCGCGCAGAACGATCATGCGCGGGCAACCATGTCGGCCGGTCGCGCCGCTGCACAGGCCCAGCGAGAAGTCGCAAATTACGGTCGTGAGGCTGGGCGCGCGGTCATTTCCGCCAAGCAGATGGCCGCTGCAACTCGCGGCCTGCCCGCGCAGTTCACTGACATCGTAACCTCGCTCGCGGCCGGGCAGAACCCGCTTCAGGTCTTCCTGCAGCAGGGTGGTCAGATCAAGGACCAGTTTGGCGGAGCGGGCAACGCAGTTCGTGCACTGCAGGGCTACGTCGCCAGCCTAATCAACCCGATGACGATCGCGGCCGGCCTGGCGGGAGTCATGGCGGTTGCTTTCGACCAGGCGCAGGGGGCGTGCCGCCCAAGTGGCGATTGCGCTTCTGGAGACAGGAAATCGGGCGCGAACTACTGCTGA
- a CDS encoding phage tail length tape measure family protein, whose translation MAIAARLDDLPGVTRGAAVDAISEIIRSTRIAGDQLEEVTAAALAWQRATGASVEEDCQELRGAESKPDSSA comes from the coding sequence ATGGCAATTGCCGCGCGTCTAGACGACCTGCCTGGGGTAACCCGCGGTGCTGCCGTTGATGCGATCTCGGAGATAATTCGCTCGACGCGAATCGCTGGCGATCAGCTAGAAGAGGTAACGGCTGCTGCACTGGCTTGGCAGCGAGCGACCGGAGCCTCAGTGGAAGAGGACTGCCAAGAGCTTCGAGGCGCTGAATCGAAACCCGATTCAAGCGCTTGA